Within Bos indicus x Bos taurus breed Angus x Brahman F1 hybrid chromosome 2, Bos_hybrid_MaternalHap_v2.0, whole genome shotgun sequence, the genomic segment GGCGGGGGAGGATGCTGGCCCATCGTGCCCAGTCAGGACCGCATCCGGGAGCATTTCCAGCTAGTTCCCGGACTGTCCCCTCCACGGCCCCCCTCCAGACAGACGGCATTGGGGGCAAATGGGAGCTGGTTTCCTGCGCTCCCACACTGGCCTTTGCTGCCTCCACCCTCTTTCTAAAACCCAAATTAAAAGGAGTTAGAAGACTGTGGCGGGGTGGTCACTCATGGCTTTGACCAGGCTCCTGGGCAGCTGAACAGGGAGACCTCCTTCCAAGACTACTCGTTGCAGATCAATAGGCATGTTTTCTGCCACTCTGGTGCCTAGGTGGTTTCAGACGACAGTCAAAGGAGACAAATGACAGGTATGACACTTACCACAcgtggtttttaaaaatctacatgcCTCTTCCCACTAGGCTGAAAATTCTCTAAGAGCAAAGACCCGCCTGATCCACCTTTGCGCTCCGTGTCTGCTGCATCTACATGTCCAGTCTGTTGGCTCAATGAGAAGACACGCATTCAACCAAGATTTGAGTCATAAAAACCCAACACAAAGGTAGTTTAGGTCGGGACTCTCTCTCCATATAGAGAAAACTACAATGTTTCTGTCACCAAAAATGCATGTATCAACAAATATGAATATTAAGAATAAATTCTCTCTCAGACCTCCGCCATCAGTCCCCAGTTTCCTTGGCTGGAAGGAAGTACTGGAATAGTGGAACAGTGTCCCAGACTATGACAACAAATTAACTGCaccttgaattttaattttaatattaaaaatattttgaaagacatGTAAAAGGTGTTAAGACTAATGAAAGACATGaaacatatgtttaaaaaacttttaggttctattttcaacaaaagtaaatttgaaaaaaCAGCAACTTCCAAACAAAAGAAGCCGCAGTGAAACTGTTAGGTCCTTGTTATATAACCCttcaaaaagcaaagcagaaaaatgaagggtttttttgtgtatatataactgcACCAACCTATCCTATTCATATCAGAGTGGCAGAAgtctatcagggcttccctgacagctcagttggtaaagaatctgcctgtaatgccggagaccccagttcgattcctgggtcgggaagatctgctggagaagggaaaggctacccactcgatTATTCTtgcactttcctggtggctcagctggtaaagaatcagcaggtaaagaatccgcctgcaatgctggagacccgggtttgattcctgggttgggaagatcccctggagaagggaatagctacccactccagtattctggcctggagaattccatgggctgtgtagtccatggggtctcaaagagtcagacacaactgagcaactttcactttcacatcctaTTCCTGCAAATCTGtcctaaataaataattcaaaagctGCAAAAAGCTACACAAAAGAAGATTCCAGCCTTGACTTCtgaatcaaaaccaaaaaaatctgGCAAAGTGCAAATGTTTCCCCAAAAGGAAATACTTAATAATTTACAGTAGATCAACACGTTGAAATCTTATTCAATCTTATAATAATTATGAAGACTATAGAAATCTGGAAAAGGAATATAGTTCTGCTGGTTTTACTGGGtttacaaatgttaaaaatatgcCTGTGTGCCTATTGGCAAGAACATAATGTGCAAAATAATGTAATCTTTGAGAATcagataacatataccaaaatattaacaatggTTATCTCTGACTGAAAGGATTATGGGtgattttcagtttttcccttcaatcttctctgtatttttcaagtTTCCCATGTGCTTTGTTTTGGAGGGAGAGTATAATGGATTCTGGAGCCATTTCACTTTTCAGCCTGGAAAAGTCATTTATGATGATGATACACACCGAGGGTTAGCATTTACTTTACTACTATCTCTACAATAAAATCAAGTATCACTTCTTTAAAAGGTAAAGGGATTAGATACCCAGAAGCTGATTGCTTCTCACGACATCTGTGGCCACCTCTCTGGTCTCCAACGCGCGCCTGGATTGTGGATGTAACAGCTTCCACTTGATTTCCCGTCTTTCGCTCTCGTCTGGTCTCAGCGCAGTAGCCGGAGCGCTGATCTGAGTGTACACGTCAGGTCGACCCTCTCACGGCGCCCTGCAGGGGCTCCCGTTGTACCTGGAGGTACAGCACCTTAAAGGTCCCGGGGGCTCTGGCTCCCCACTCCTATCTCTGAAAGCTCTACCCACCCTTCCCTCTGGCCACACTGACTGCCCTTCCCTCCAGCAGGCTAGAAATGTTCCCTCCTTGGGACCTGGGCATCCCCTCTGCCCGGAGCAGGCTCCCGGTCCCTGGCAtcctcacccccaacccccctGCTCCCAGGAGCATGGTTGATTCATTTCAAGTTTTCTGCTGCTCAGGCATTGCTTTCTCTATGAGCTCTGCCTGGACCAACCACCTCCCTGTGTAAGATCGCATCCTCTACAACCTCCGTGCTCTCCAGATCCCCCTCACCCTGCTCTGCTTTTCTATTCTCCATCACCTGTATCCTTATCTATCATACTACtcgatatattttttattatatatattgtttcttttctgtctcagGCATTAGAATGCAACCTCCCTCAAGGAAGGAAACTTGGGTTTGCTCTGTTTCCCTCATAGATTTAATACATGCCtgtcttatcagatcagatcagatcagttgctcagtcgtgtccgactctttgcgaccccatgaatcgcagcacgccaggcctccctgtccatcactaactcccacagttcactgagactcacatccattgaatcagtgatgccatccagccatctcatcctctgtcatccccttctcctcttgctcccaatccctcccagcatcagagtcttttccaatgagtcaactcttcgcatgaggtggccaaagtactgcagtttcagctttagcatcattccttccaaagaaatcccagggctgttctacttcagaatggactggttggatctccttgcagtccaagggactctcaagagtcttctccaacgccacagttcaaaagcatcaattctttggcactcagccttcctcacagtccaactctcacatccatacatgaccacaggaaaaaccatagccttgactagacgaacctttgtaggtgcctataaatatattttgaactaCAGCTAGTTTAAATAAGATGAGTTCCTGTTAGGAACTTCATTAAGAAGGGAAAAAGCAGACTTTCCTAGTGGGACAGCAtgtaagagtctgcctgccaatgcaggggacgcaagtTTTacacctggtccaggaagattccacatgccacagagcagctaagcccctggGCTACAACTACCCAAGCCTGCGTGCCTGGGGCCTGTgctggcaacaagagaagccgctgcagtgaggaGCCTGCGCACTGCAGGGGAAGAGtggcccccgctcactgcaactggagaagggCCACGTGGTGACAAACACCCAGGGCAACCggaaataaacaattaaaaaaaaaaagatggacaaaATCGAGCTGAGGTCCAGGCCTGAGTTGGAGAGGCTAACAAAGTTCTACAGGGTCTGGATCCAGAGTCTTCGGGACATGGCCCATGGAAGCCGAGTCTGGGTTGACCCTGTGGTATCCCTGGGCTGGAGAAAAACCCTGACCAGAAGCCAACGTGCATAGGAAGGAAATGCATGAAGTTTTTCGGATAAAGTGTATAGAGAACTCAAAGCTATTAATTGTGTTAATTAAGAGATGCAACTAAAATGTTTGCTTCACTTAATGTACAGTTTAACTCAATTACCATCTAACTCTAGGGGTGTGATTACCAGCCAAGGTTAGTCTATAAGAAATCCTTGTTTCAGTAAAATAATACATTGTTTATCTAAACCTCTTCCGtgcctccctcccctgcctctgTTCATTCCATTCATCCAAATTCAACATCCAATTTGGGGTGCATTTCCTCTCAAGAGGGCAGATAAAACCACTGTCTTTGGTGCAATTAACAAAGCTCCTTGTTTCATAATTTCCATGCCCACCTGTTCTTCTGTTCTTGGCAATGAGGAGATCTGTGCTGTAGGGCCTTGGGCCAGCTGATAGCTGCCCCTCTCTGACATCCACCCTCTAGCAGAGAGGTGGAACCGTGGATCTGCCCTGGCTGGTGGGTACCACCGACAGGCGTCCTGGGTCTGCTCCGGCCCCAGCCCACTGTTAACAGGCGTGCCCAGCCAGCTGCAGGCAGACCATTAAAAAAAGGagcatcatggcatctggtcccatcatgtcatggaactagatggggaaacaatggaaacagtgacagactttgctttcttgggctccaaaatcactgcagatggtgactgcagccatgaaattaaaagacgcttgctccttgaaagaaaagctatgaccaacctagacagcatattaaaaagcagagacattactttgccaacactagtcaaagctatggtttttccagtaatcatgtacggatgtgagacttggaccataaagaaggctgagtactgaggaattgatgcttttgaaccgtggtgttggagaagactcttgagagttccttggactgcaaggagatccaaccagtccatcctaaaggagatcagtcctgaatgttcattggaaggactgatactgaaattccaatactttggccacctgatgcgaagagccaacttattagaaatgaccctgatgttgggaaagactgagggcaggaggagatgggggtgacagaggatgagatggttagatggcaacactgactcaatggacatgagtttgagcaagctctgggagttggtgaaggacaggaaaccctggtgtgctgaagtccatggggttgcaaagaatcggacacaactgagcaactgaacaataacaaagtcCACTCAGGTAAATCACAACTTGTCAAACTATCTTGTCTTTTAAGAAAATGGATCATGTATCCAGAATCCGTCTATGACTACCACCCTGGCCCAAGCTACCACCATCTCGTCCTTGATTACTAACAACGCCCAGGAGTTGGTCTCTCACCTTCCACCCCGACCcctacagtctgctcagctccatagGACCGTGGGACTGAGGCTCACTTCACTGAACCTATCGGAAGCTGTCATATCAGCTGTTCACCTTCTTGAGATGAGATCTAAGTGTGTCCCAAAATACTTCCAGAGACCCGGGCTTGTGCATCAGCCGATCAGGGTGGCTGCTGTTTCCTTAAGCGTTTGAAGACAGGGGCACACAGAGGGGTGTCAGCCAGGGCTGCTGGAAACTGCCCTCATCAGGAAAGGAAAACGTCGCGTCGCCAGTGTGGACACAAAATAAAACACCCAGCTTCACGTTTGTAATGCGAGTGACTGTCCTGTGTGCTGATGAGTGAGTCACCAAGTCTGCTCCTCTTGGACAGCTAACTCCTCCGCAGCGGCCCCCCGCCCTCTCTGCTTCTCTGGTGGAGTTTGGTCGGTTCCGGTTTCAGGGCGAGGGTAAACATGCTCAAAGTCTTAACTTTATCATGGGGTGTTGTCTTGATGGGACTGAGAAAACAGATATGCCTGTTGTTATTCTCAGAATGATTTCCAAACTAACGCTGAAGCAAAGTGATCTAGTTTTCTTTGCAATTCTGTTTAAGAGTCCTAAAAGTAGACCCACCGACTACATAAAAGGCTCATCTTAAGTATACCCTGAACCACAAAAGGGAATGTGGTTCCATAAAAGGGAATCGTGCACCCTTTTATCTCAACTTATGATGAAACCTTAGTTAAAAAATGTGTAAAGAGAAACTTTTTTTGCATCTTGGGGCAAGGTGGCTTTCTTTGCCATCAGACAAATGGTTGTAGGGTGTGAACAAAAGCAAAGTCTCGTGTGTGGGAGGTCTTGCTTTTGTCATTCCTGGTAGTGAGAGTGATCTAGTCTTGGAAGTTTTGCACTGGAATCAAGCcttgttgtattttctttttatggggTGCTCAGGGGTGGCTGCTGGTCCATGGTCACGCTTACCTCGCCTCTTCAGCAAGACTGCCCTGGATTTGCGGCTGGGGGCTGGGTCCCTGGGTACTTTCAGGGCAGGGACTGTTGTGTCAGAACCACCTGCCATCTGTTGGCGAAAACTTTTTGGATTCTACGGGCTGAGTCACTTCTTTCTCCTGCTGTTCCTTCTGCTGCCAGGATGAATTTACCTACTGGACTTTATCAGGGGATGCGCTGGAGTGGCTTGGCATGCAATACTTTATCCTGTGCAAACTTCAGGTCCCTGATGAGCGATCATCCCAGGGCCAGTGCTagaagaggtggggaggaggctcCCCTGAGTTTCAACAAGACAGAGAGAAGACCAGACGCCATCCAGCCTGGCCCTTACTCCAGGGCCCTCCCAGATACCACAACAGCTGTCGCCTTCACCTGCCTGGAGTCCACTGTCTAAGGTGGTTCCACATTTTCTTGCCAATGCTGTCATGCTAGGGTGCCATCGTTGGCCAGCAAGCACGGCACAGGGCGAGCCTTGGGTGATTGTTGGTTAAATGAGTCACTCAAGTCTACCGCAGAAGGGGCCAACTTCAGACCTACCAGGGCCACCAAGAGTTGGGTCCTGGGCTCAGCTCAGCCCACGGGGCCAGGGCATCTGATGGGCAGTACCACCTACAGAGCCAAGAACTCTAAAATTCTGATACAGTCTGTTCTTGACAACCTCAAGAGGAGAGTGAGTACTGGAATGATCTGGGGGAGAAATTCAGAAGTCTCTTTCCATACAAACAAGCTTAATGCTTTgataggcttccctgctggcgtagttggtaaagaatctgcctgcaatgcaagagaccccctgcaatgcaggagatcagatttgatccctgggttgggaagagcccctgtggagaaggaaatggcaaccaactccattattcttgcctgggaaatcccatggacagaggtgctgcgggctacagttcatggggttgcaaagagttggacacgacttagtgactaaaccaccacagtgCTCTGCTATGAGCTGAGATCAGCAGCTTTGGGAAGGGGAGACATCTGGAGTGCCTGGGAAAGAAGACGTGGAACTCATAGCAGAGCCAAGTGCTTTGCCAAGGAGAAAACTGCAGACCGGGTCCATGCAGCTGTCTGTCCACGAGCCAAGTGTGGTGGCTGAAGTCTTGGGCTGAACTAAGAAGACGCACTTCTCTGCCAACTCATTTTCATGTACATTGACTTTTATTGTTAGCACTGTCCTGTCTTGtcccctctcacacacacacacaaaaagcctaTTAAGGAGTTTCAAATCTAGCTTTATTAACAGATCcccaaaaatactaaaatatttctaTGCTTTATGCTTTCCAATTTTTTCCCACCACCCCAAAATTCTAAgctagtagcagcagcaaatccCCAAGTGCACAACATTCTAACTCCTTCAAGCATGCTCCATTTCACTGCAGTTTTCTAAAgatttcctgcctggagaaattACCAAGTCCCAGGTGGGTGGGATTTTATTCTTACCACAGAGTAGGTGTCATTTCGTGGGAGGCTCTTCCTCTAGCCTCCGAAATCAGAGGCAGAGTTCTGTGCTCCAGTCCTGGGTGGGAGGCGAAACTCCTGGACTGTGAGTACCAGGCGTGAGTTACCTGGCCCCTGCCCCTCTGCATGGTCAGTGGCCGGAGGATGTGGCCAGTGGCGGGGGCCTGACCAAGGCACTGCCCGCCCTGGCTGACCTTTGCAATCAGAGGAGTGGCTAACCAAAATGGCATTAAGAAATGTTGCAAAACATTCCAAAATAGCCTATTCTAGAATGATCTGGGTGGTGTGGGATGCAGTTTGGGACAAGGCAAGCCTTATTCAGAGAAATGATGCTGGTGTTAATCTCCAGGGCTGCGTTATCGCTTTGCTGGAAGTAACATTTCCAACTGCAGGCCTTATCTATGCATAAGATGCAcctggttttggtttgttttgcttttttggcagcacgtggaatctcagtcccctgaccagggattgaacccacgctccctgcattggaagcctggagtcttatctgctggaccaccagagaagtcctgacaTGCACTTGCTGCTGTGCTTCTGGAAGTCCTGCCTTCTCTGTGTACCTAGCAAGTAGGGGTGCTTATCAGTACTCAGGGCTTCCTGACAGCAGGGCTCTGGGAGGACAAGTGTTCCCCGCTCTGAATGGTGATTTGGCCATAAAGGGGATCCAGATGCGACATGGGAGCCTTGCTGAGCTCACCACACGAGGAAGCTTTGGCAGATTTCCACGTCAGCACTTCAGAGCTGGAAAAACAAGGCTTGGGGGCCTGCCACACAGCTGCAGGCGTCATGCTGATCGACCAGACACTTACTTGGGCACGTGGTCTCAGCACAGGTGCGGCAAAGCGACGCCAAACCCAGGCGCCCtctccctccaggggattctaATTCGGAGAACGGGGCACCTGTGTTATCTCCAGGGCGTTTCTGTGCCTGAAGTTGGGAGACCCTGAAACTGGGGGATAAAACAGAATATCCACACCCAGATCAGCCAAGGGGGCCTTTCCTACAAACTTGTGCAGACTTGTGGGTTTTTGTGtcgtttaaaaacaaacaataccACCACTGACAAATGCCAAGGATGTCAGATGCTGCTGGCTTTTCTCAGTCTGGGGGAAGTTTTGTGCACAGAGAGCAGCTACCCAAAATTGTAAACCTGGTCAGACtctgttaaaaatattaagtggCTCCTGGCTACTCGCTGCTTATGGAAGGGATTTATTTTCCAGCTCTTGGGCTCTCTCGGAAATGTTGATGTGCTGGGGGATCTGTATTAGCAAAAGACCTATTCTTTCCCCTGAAACCACCTCATACGAACGGTAATCCCCAAGAACCCAAGCCACCCAAGCCTGGCAGAGGGGCTGCTCCCCAAACAAGGTCAACTGCCTGCTTCTTAAAGATGCCTGCAAGAAACGCAAATGCCAGTGCAGTACTTCCTCAACCCTGGTTATTTAACAGACCAGAATCCTCTCTGGGAAGTGTTTAATCCTGCATCAAATACAGAAAGGCGAACCACTGGCTTCAAGCGAGTGCAAGTTCATTGTAAAGGCAACCAGGTGCTCCAGGAAGGACCTGAGCAGCAAAGGAGGCCTGGGCACAGCTCTTCAGGGAACAGCCTTGGTCACTTGCCAGTTCACTCCAGCGATGGAGAGAACGGAACAACAGGAAGAGAATCTTCTTAACGCATTTGGTGTGTGTGTAGATTTCATGGCTCCGAAGAAGATGCTTGGAGGGCGGGCATCCCAGGAGCCGCAGGTGCACCAGGTCCATATGGCACTTGGAAGCAAGCTGCTGGGGAGGCTGTGGCACCCATGCACGCGCCTCGCTGAGACACCCAGGACCCCGGTTCGATGGCTGCGGACTCAGGACCAACCTTCCCCCTCTTCCTGGGAGATGCCCAGCACCGACTTGTTGGGGATTCCACAGTCCTGCAGAGACTTGCTGAGGTCAGAGAAACGTCTCCTGGGCACGCCCATCGTTTCAATGCTGCAGTGTCGGTAGGCAGCCTTGTTCTCGTGTTCGGCCACGGCCACGACGGTCTGCAAGGCATCAGCTGGCCGGAAGTGGCGGACGAACCTTCGGCCTGAGGGTGAGCGGATGGCGAGCAGCAGTCTTGGCTCTTGATCTGATGGCTCTTCCAGGTCTCCGGCCCTGGAGGAGGTCTGTCTCTCGGTCCGCACGAGGACTCTCCTCTCTGGGGAACAGGTTTGAGCCTGGGGATCTTTTTCACCCATCTTCATGGTGCAGGCCTCCTCCTGGGAAAGAGCCTGGGCGCTGCTGAGCTGCAGGGAACCGGCCTTCTTAGCGACAGTCTCCAGggcgccctcctccagggtcctcCTGTTGATGGAAGGGAGGACTGGGTATTTATTGAGGGAAGAGGACACCCCAAAGGGCGCCTGCTGCAGCAGCTCCGGGATCTCGCCGGGGGCTCCCTGATCTGGGGATCCAGGGGTGCAGGCTCCGGGTTTATGGCTGCTCGGCGACTCGCAGGGAATTGCTGGAGGTAGAGAAGCTGGGGCACGGCCAGAACACCCCTCCATGCCCAGGCGCTTGTGCAGTCTTGGCCGAGTACGTCCCTTGGCGGACTTGGGCCTCGTGACATGCATGTTTAGTGAGTCTGGCTGCCAAGGGAAGCTGTCGGTCGCCGTGCTGCCAACAGGGCTACATTCAGGGGGGGCTATATTCACAGGGGCTTCTGTGGCCATGGCTTCTCAACAGCCCTAAGGAAGCAGGAGAAAAGAGGAGGCCATGGGTTAAATGTTCTGGGACTCTGGACCTGAGCCGTCCCACTCCCCAGGGGCCAGAATAACGACCAGCcacagtgggggcagggggaggggtggtACAGAGCAGCTTCTCTCTAGAAGctgcaattcattcattcattcattcactccaggCATTGGAAGGTATCAGCGAACCCAAGTCCCTGCAACTCAAAATATTACAGTGAGAAGAGACTGGTggtaaacccacagcaaatagaTCTTTTGAAAGAGCAACAACTGctatgacaaaaataaaagtactgCACCAGAgagagcctgggcttccctggtagctcagtggtgaagaatccgctcGGGATGCAGGAGACTGCCTACGACGCAGGAgcgcttagctgctcagtcatgtctgactctccaacaccatggactgtagctggccaggctcctctgtccatg encodes:
- the UBXN10 gene encoding UBX domain-containing protein 10, translating into MATEAPVNIAPPECSPVGSTATDSFPWQPDSLNMHVTRPKSAKGRTRPRLHKRLGMEGCSGRAPASLPPAIPCESPSSHKPGACTPGSPDQGAPGEIPELLQQAPFGVSSSLNKYPVLPSINRRTLEEGALETVAKKAGSLQLSSAQALSQEEACTMKMGEKDPQAQTCSPERRVLVRTERQTSSRAGDLEEPSDQEPRLLLAIRSPSGRRFVRHFRPADALQTVVAVAEHENKAAYRHCSIETMGVPRRRFSDLSKSLQDCGIPNKSVLGISQEEGEGWS